In Rosa rugosa chromosome 4, drRosRugo1.1, whole genome shotgun sequence, the genomic stretch CATAGGTGGAGAGGCGAAACCTTGGAGCGATCTGGGCTTGACGGCGGTGAACCGTGTGAAGAGGCTGACAGCCTCTGGTGATTGGCTATAGCAAGGATTGACTGGGTTTCGTAGGAGACAGATGGCGACAAGAGTGTTGTCGTTGTTCTGTGGAGATGTGAGCGCCGCCGGGGTGCTCCGATATGCAGGATCGACGGCAAGGAGCTTCGTGTCACTCTCTGTGGCTGCGGAGGCAAGGGGAGCTGTGACTCATCGAATTCATGCAATGTTGGGTGAGGGTGAATTGGAATGGAAGCCAGCGAATAGCTATACTATTTTTGGAGCGGCTGCCGCTGTCCTGGTGGCAGCAGAGATCTTGGTGGTGGAGAATGAGGGGCTGCCCTCTTCTGGGGGGTGTCCAAAGTAATTGGGTGGACCAATTCAAGATGGAGGCCCAAACTAGCTTGGGTGCCCAACTCAATTTGGTGCCCTAGTTGGTTTTGGACTGTTATGGGCCCGGGCCCTAGCGCTGTAGCAATTGGATTTTGGAGTTGGACTGCCACTGCAATGTGGAGTTGTGGACTACTATGAGACCCGCACATTTTGGATTTCATATTTGAGACCCGAGTAGGAATGGGCAAATGGAAGCGGGGGCGGGGTTCCCCCATCACGGGTGCGGGTGTGTAGGCGGGGGCCAGGGCGGGGTTTCCCATTACCAGGACGGGGGTccccattcttttttttttcctttcacaaaaaaaaaaaaaaattaaaaaaataaaacttaaaccTCCAAATCTCCAATACTCAGGGTTTTCTTCTTCCAAATACATCAGCTATAACCTATAAGTCGCCATGGCTGAactgaaattttcagaataccAACAATGATGAAGTGGaattggaggagagagagggagggttGGCCGGCTTGCTTGAAGGCGGAGTCCGACGACGCGAAGATGATGAGCGACAGAGACTTGGGGATGAGCAACTGAGAGACGAGCTCGAGAGTGAGAGCCATGGAGAGGAAGCCGGAATCGGAGAGGATTTCGGCGGCGTTAAGGATGTTGTGGGAGGGGAGAgccgaggagagagaggaggatgAGTAGGAGAGAGACGGCGGTGATCGACGACAACGCCATTGACGGAGCTTCAAGAAAGATTAATATTTTTatcaaaataggaaaaaaaaaatctgaaaagaaagaaaataggaaaaaaaaaaagtttagatAGCCAATACAGGGGCGGGGAATCCCCCATCTGAAAAAATCCCCAGATGGAGAACTGGGGCGAGGGGAAAATTTTAGACGGGGGTGGGGAAATCCCCCGTTTGCCCATTCTTAGACCTGAGTGACCTCTTTTGAGTACCTTaccaaacctcctagccctaatGAGAAGGGCAAGGAGAACATTTAagttatttatgtttttgtgaCTTGgcctatttgctatgtttttgTGTAGTTTATAGGCTCAATTGGAATAAGTGAGCATTGAATTGTAATAGTGAGTGATGCTAACATATCGCTCATCTTACTTGCCCTTTATGGCAATGGATGATATGTATTCGTGCCGTTCTGGTCTGAGCTAATGAAAATTCTATTTACCGATTCAAAAAAATACATCTTCTTGTTTAATATTTTCCAATGCAGTTtctattttattgatttttttttttttttttccgatgatCTTCCTATGGCCGATGCGGTTTTGCATCTTTTGTAGCTATttacatagtaggaaagctgtgcttaaGCTggcaattatgctacgttgtaatcgtgttacatatcgagttatctttccgttatgtcaaagcaaatcgagtagccagtagagcactctttgctagttggtgcttgtttgaatacatgtattatgtagagattcctgatatcatttcgggacatactctagctgcttattgtaatcaggggtttaggcttaatgtcccccccatgtattctacagtttcattaattaaggcgtgagagcagccgcaccagccctttattcaaaaaaaaaaaaaaaaaaaaaaaatctatttagAGTTACAATGGAGAATTCACAATGTTACAGCTCTTACAACATATTGTTAACCTCCACTACAAAGCGCCAATTCCATTCTGAATCAGCTAGATTTGATTTTTCAAAGCGCCAATTACACCTTTAACCTCGGTTGTTATTATTTCCAAATTAAGCTTAATTTACAATTCTTCTCACCCTAAGCCTCTCATAACTGTATATATCACTACTCTCCATctcagagttttttttttgccatGACTTCGATGATTATCAATGTCTTGGCTGTACGTGGTACGGTATCAAGGAATTTCATGATGATATTTTTAGGGCAGGTTTCTCATGCATCTATGTACATGCAAAGGGAAAACAATCGATCTTTTCAAATTGGTGACCTTAATACTGAGTAACTCTCTCAAAGTTTTCTATTGGTATTCTTTTCGATCATTAGAAATTAAGGTCAATTAAGAAGCTAGAGTGATACTTATTTTAGTTCATTGTATTTGTGAAGCTGTTATATACTTACGAATTTGCTAGCTATCGTTTGAAACTGTAAATTAGTATGTTTAATTAACTAGCTAGGCAGTGTATTTGGTTTTCAATAGCTAAAATTATACCTCTTATATGGGAATTCAAGGTTTGACAACACGGAACTTGCATGATTTGATTTAATTTAGCTATATGTAACTAAATTGTTTGGTGTTATATGTGTGTGAGCAAACGCAGCTCCAACTACTGCACTGGTCTCTAGCATTAATTTGAATGATAAAGAAACTCGTTTGCATTTGAACTACGGTCGTGGGAATCATCGTGGGGAGGAAGTGGACACTgaaaataaagatcatcatagaatctttttttttttttttttttttttttttaaattttaccAAGAGAAGACCCCTTGAACAAGATGAAATCAGACGTACATTTCTTCTGGTATATATGTCTCTATCTCTCACTCCCTTATATCTGTGTAAGTGAATGTATATACTAATGTCATCGATCGATCACCTTGTATGCATCAAAACAAAGTGTTTAGTTAATTCTCCTAATTTTCATGTATGCTGTTATAGAAGCATATACATGCACATACCTGCAAATTTTCATTTATGCATAATATTGGATTTGTTCTCAATTTTACCAGTAAATGTGGAAGCATTCAAGCTATCCATATGCATAAAGTCAAGATCTTTGCCCCCGTTGCCTTTCATCATGCTCCTCCGTTGCAGCTGCCCTTTCAAACGCAGGACTAGAACTCTAGAAGAAGGACTCGCCAAAGTTTTCATTAATAGAAAGATGGCGTGGGCGAGGAATGAGTAGACCAATATTCCCAAACCAAGGAAGCAATTAAAATCACATCCATTAACTTACTGGCTTCTCTCCCCAGTTATAGATTATGTTATACTGGAAGTCCGAtctgtttttatgtttttcttgtAGTCATTTTCATATTTACTAAACTTAAGCAATTTGTCGAGTTATTCCTGTTTCCCAATTGTACTACTTCTTTCTTATTGTATGTCAATACGTTTCTTAATAAAAGCAGTTAAGaagtacaatatatatataatatatacttTTGTCAATTCACTgcgttttgaatttatttaatgTCTCCCATGCCAATAGAACAGCTTATATATTAACTCAATCATCGGTGAAAATCAGGTTCtttaatttacttatttgtggaaaaaaaatttcacttaCGTCCATGGATATAACTTAATTGATACATATAATGTATAATAATCTCTTAATAACTATATATGTTCCTTATTTCTCAGCCAGCTTAAGTATATATGGAATACATTGAAACTATGATCCGTACATTTCATGTTAAATATGAGCCACTTGAAGGCAATCCTCATAGAAGTGCTTCTTGAAAGCATCCATATGAGCCACTTGAAGACATAATGCAACAACCACAGATCCATCTCCATCGGAGCTTGGAAGAATCAATGAATCCCCATCAAAATCATGAGTTCCTGGACCCATATAAATCTCCTTCCCCCACCCAAAATCCAGACCATATATCGGCAATGTTAACCAGCTCACTACTCCAAGATTAGGGTTTCCATAGAAAGGCCCTTGGTCACTTCCCAAAGCATGAAGGTCTTGAAACCGAGTCAAATCCGGTTGGTTCTTCAAGTTTTCAATTGCAGACAACACGTAATCATTCGACACCTTCTCGATCGCCTCCCTTATTCTACTCGCAGCATACCCCAATGGCTTTGAAACCAGCTCCCCCGAATGACTCGTCGCAATCACATCGAAGGTTGCGTTTCCGAAGTACCCCTGAGGCAATGGGGGTTGCATTCGACTACGTGAGTCAACGCAAACTCCCAATGCCGTTGGCTGCTCGGCTTTGTGGTTCCTTGCCTTGCAAGCACATCTCCAGATATGCCCCGAAACTGTCTCGTAACGTGTGTAACCGCCACGTTTAGTAGTACTGCCAGCAGAGGAGTTGTTGTTGTAAAGGTTGTAACTATCATTAGCCTTACACTTGAGTTTCTCGAGCTGATCTTTACTAAGTCTTAGCATGGCAACAGtggttttcttcttcctttcttgTACATTATCTGATTGCCCCAGTAAAAGGGGCGGTTGGTCAAACTCTGAGTGGTAGAGCCGTGGAGGTTTTGCTGCCGCCCGGCTGCTGAAATCTCCTCCATGCATGGCTTTTCTATCCAAAAATGGCGTCACCTCCAACGGCTCACCCCTAGCAAGGCGAGCCCACTCAGACATGAAA encodes the following:
- the LOC133741892 gene encoding spermidine hydroxycinnamoyl transferase, with translation MVVKFKGCEAVKPSKPTWKGSLTLSEWDQVGTITHIPTIYFYKSNPNWITPDDVIPNTLKDSLARALVSFYPLAGRLRWIGGGRLELDCNAMGVQFIEAESDSKLEDFGDFSPSPEYNYLVPMVDYSLPIHELPLLLVQLTRFKCAGVSLSLTISHAVVDGPSALHFMSEWARLARGEPLEVTPFLDRKAMHGGDFSSRAAAKPPRLYHSEFDQPPLLLGQSDNVQERKKKTTVAMLRLSKDQLEKLKCKANDSYNLYNNNSSAGSTTKRGGYTRYETVSGHIWRCACKARNHKAEQPTALGVCVDSRSRMQPPLPQGYFGNATFDVIATSHSGELVSKPLGYAASRIREAIEKVSNDYVLSAIENLKNQPDLTRFQDLHALGSDQGPFYGNPNLGVVSWLTLPIYGLDFGWGKEIYMGPGTHDFDGDSLILPSSDGDGSVVVALCLQVAHMDAFKKHFYEDCLQVAHI